DNA from Musa acuminata AAA Group cultivar baxijiao chromosome BXJ1-5, Cavendish_Baxijiao_AAA, whole genome shotgun sequence:
AACGATATGTCCCATCGACTATCAAAAATTTCACAGCTTTGCAGGAGATGAAGAGGGAATCGCACGGAACTATCATTAATACAATGATATATGTTTGTCCATGACGATGTAGCAGATGTCAAGAAAGACGAGTTGGGTGAGTTTGACAGATTCAACGCCACTGGTTGATTCACGGAGGGCCACAATCCATAGAACGGAGACAACTCAAAGATCGCCAACTTATTGCCTAAGAAAAGGGCCGTGCGCGGTGGATGGATGGACTCAAATTGATGACCGGGCAGTCACGAACGTGTATATATAGAGAGAGGAAAAGAGGAGGCGGAAGaaggtaaagagagagagagagagagatacataCATAGATCGAGTATGGCGTCGTCGGGCCGGTGCATGGTGGTGGTGGCGCTGTGCTTGCTCGTCTTGGTGGATGTATCCGTCGCCGCATCGAGCGCAATCAACTGCAATCTTGGAACCGATGGGTGCTATGAGGCTTGTCGTGCCAAGGGCCACTGGGAAGTCACATGTTTCGCCTGCAACTACTTTTGCCCTGCCGTCAGCACGGGCTTCATCGGCGGCGGCGGaagtctgtctctctctctctatctatctatctctctaCAGTGTTATATGCCCACTAAGTCCTCTGTCTTTGTCGCAGGTCGCTCTGGCACCAGGGCGCCTTCTCCGACGGCGGACAACAATTGATCAGCCTCAAAATGGCCAGAGAGACGTGCACGTTGACGAACAGAGGCCCTGTATTGCACTCTGCGTTTTCAGTCGATCCTCcttccttccctctctctctctctcgctctcgctctcgctctcgctctctctatCGTTGTTGATCACGTAATGTGCGAGTGTGCACGCCTTTGATCCTATGTAATAAATATCAAGATTTGTTAATGTTCTTTCTGTGTCATTTGATCATGCAGTGGCAGGCAAAGGTAACGTGTTAGAGTTTCCAGGGAAGCACAAGGCAGAGCTGACCCcctccccgccccccccccccttcttatagCCAATCGTGTCCGCCATATCAATATCGATTAAGTATTTCCTTGCGAGTCTACAGAAGGTTTAGCAGAGCAATTTAGACATCTGATGATTAACACAGTATTATTATAATCACCACTTTTGAATCCTCAAGTCACTTTATTTGCACCAATAAAAACATAGCACGATTAGCTTACAAGGAAATAGAGAACACGTATTGGCGTTATATGTAGCGATGTCAAGCAAAAAGAGGGAAGAAAATAGTCGAATGTTAtaaacatcattaaaatacgTGAACATGCATAGATAAACCGAAGACGGATGTCTCCCGATTACTGGTGTTGCTAAACTCCTTCACATCATGCACCTCCAGTGCATCGAGTCTTCTGTATCTTCATGTTCATGCTGTCATGGCTCATGATACATGGCGAGGTCAGCGGCGGCCTCTTCATCGCGTCACCTTGAGAATTCAAGGTTGCCTGCACGCAAACAATAGATGCTCCATCGGATTTCTCATGGTTGATTAAATTCGGAGAAGTACGAGCCGAGCTGCTTGGATTCGGTACGATTTTAGGGGTGAGCAGTGAAGCTGTCTGAGCTTGAACTCCCGGTGGCGGACCCTTAAATGGTTGCGACGGCGGAGGATTGCGCCATCGAGGGAGTGACCCTGCCAAGAGAAGGGTCTGCAGCGTAGGACCTGCTTCTAAGACAGCTTGCAACAGCTTCCCTCTCTGCGGGAGAGGTTTATTCGTGGCAAGGCTATTGATTGTAACGGAAGCTCTGTCCGCTGTGCTATTGTTTGCCGGCGAGCTCCGCTGTTGCACCATAAGCATGTTGCAGGTGTTAGCCATCTTTATGCTTGACGATTCTGGGAAGGCAACGATGCTGTGAGAATTATGGGTGGGAATTCCCGAGAGGCTATCGGATTCGGTGATGTTGGAAGTTGCTCCGGTTTGCCGCATCTGCGGGCTATCAGGCTGGAGAGAGCCTGATAGCATGGGAGAGAGCTCCCCCGCGTTACCTTGTGTGATCTTATCGAGTAAAAGCTGCAGCTGATCCCTTGCTGCGTCTCTTTCGTGGGTGACCACTTGAATTCGTTGGATTAATTGATTGATATCTTCCTCTCTCCTTCTTATCTCCTCCTTAACATTAGCCCGCAGCGACTCAAGTTCCAAGGTGGCACAGAGAAGCTTGTGCTCGAGTCCCTCGGTGCTCTGTTCGAACAAAACGGAAAGATTCAGTAAGGAAACAGAGGTGAGATAGCAGAAAGGAACAGAGGGATGTGTCGAAGAACATACAGTTCTTCAACTACATCACTCGACAACAAGACTCTCATGATTGATTCAGGCACAGATATACTGCGAGATCCAGTGGAAAGGTAGAACTCTAAATAATCCCGTGTACATTTAGAGTTCTACATCACTCGACAGCGCATCACGGCACCACGGTCGCTGATCCGATCCGGCGACCATAACAAGGCAACTCCACGAACGCTACTAAACCCCAATTCAGAAGCAGCAGCGCACACAAGAAAAGCTGATCCATAAAGCATCACCCGCCAAAGTAAAAGAGAAGCCACGCCCATAGAATACGTTAGAGAGGAACAGCGACTGACCTCATGAAAACACAAACCAGAAGCCAAGCCTGCATCCATGGTGACCTCTGCAAGAGCGCAACGATCCACACCTGACTCCATAAAATCTACACCGGCTCCCTTGATGCACACACTCTTTATGTCCTTCTCTAGGCCCGTTAATGCCTACGTAAAAGCCGGTTTGATGTAGCAGTAGTTAGCCGGGAAGAGAAAAGaggatatttttttcttctttttcttttgttgttttctgATGAGAAATAAGTTGAATTCTCGCCCCTGCGGAAGCTTGCCGAATAACgtcctctctctatctctcaagCTCGCGCTCTCCACATGGAGTAAGCAAGGCCTTGAGAGAGAAACTTGTTCAATTATtgaatactctctctctctctctatgtagcTTCATGTCGGGCACGTTAATAGAGTTACTTCATGAGCTCCTCCTTCCACATGCCACGAAGACTTCTCAGAAAGAAACAAGGACTTGTTCAATCTACCTCGCGCCTCCTTTTGGCAACTTGTGTTACCATGTGTCCTAGATTGATTTGATAGTCAACAGCCAACACATGTTGATTTGATTGGCTTATCAGCATCAGTACTATGGGGTTGACTAGTTGTTGAGTCTACGCTAATCATAGACCTACCAATCTACATACACAATCATATGTTTTGGTCCACATACGCTTTTGCTCTTAAGTAGCATGTAAGTTCAGTACACGAGGCTATTCCTTGGCTTATCGAACAGGTAATATCAAGAAGTTGTGGCATGATATACCGAGGAAGATCTAATGATAGAGTTGACCTCCACACTATTATACCTTTCTTTACGGGTCTCTGCCAAACCATACCGAGTGATATGAAAAGCCTATGGCCACAAGGAGTATCATAAAATAAAACCAAGAACAAGTAGAGTCGTAGGGTTTCCGGTGAGAAGAGGCCAAGCCTTGCGAGACAACAAAATCTAGGAGGTCTTGTCCATTGGATCCTGCCATGTTCGAGCTCCTCCTTAAAAAGTCATCTCtagctatctatctatctatctcataTATATTTGTTTATTGGATTTAGTTGGTAACTATACATTTTACTGTCGTGAACTCATGCAATCAGTGGGCTTTGCTGTGGGCTTTTCGTTTTACTGGGACTCCCCCCAGTCGATCCCGGGAAAGTTGTCGACTGTTCGGCGAACCTGAACTGGTGTGGGAAGAGCATCGTCCCGGAGACATCATTGTCTGCGTGCAAGTGGCATCCCCAGTCGTCATCTCTGTGGCTCCACTCTGCAGGTCGCTCGTCTCATCATTCCATACCGGCCATGCCTGATACAGTGTTGGGATCTCTTGAGAATAGAGAGTGACAGGAGGTATCCATTCTTTGTTTCAGTCAAGACGCACAAGTGCATGCTAACATTAGTAGCCTCAGTTTTCTCGCAAGAAAGAAGCTAATTATTCCACCTACTGGACCGATGTGATTTGGCATAAACACGATGATAATGGGACTCAGCCCGAAATAAATGGTTTGGCCCAGCAGACCGTATTGTCaagggtagagagagagagagagagagcgagacgaGCACTCGGAGCCTTCTCCTCCATTCGTGCCAAGAGTACTCTTTATCAGCCGACACCAGTCGACGCTGTAGTGCAGCGACGGCATCGTGGACTGTTGCTGACCATCTTCTCTTCCGGCGGTGGTGTATTAATGCGACCCCTTTTGACTCCACGGAGCCAACTTCTCTTCCTCCCTTTCTCTTGACAGCAGCAAGTGGACCAAATGCAGCCACCCTATCTTTCTACCCGTTCCTTAAAATATAAGATGAGACCATCCTCGGCTGCGGCGTGCAGCACAAAATGCGCTGCCACCCTCGCAGGCTTCGACGACCCATCTGGCACATAACGATACTCGTTTTACGCTGAACATACACGTCAAAGTACTCAACCAGCAGCCGAGTTGGTGTTTAGTATAGACGTCTTTCGGCGACATGGTTGGTTCCGAGGTACTAATGGCGGTATGCTGCCACAACCCGTGCGTCGGAGTATTTAATGGAGGGATAGGCAATGGTCAAACAGATGGAATGACGTCCAACTTTATGGCTGGTGGTTGGGAGGGGAATTGGATGGCCTTGGCCGCGGCAGTTCCATTTGAAATTTATGCTTGGCCTTGTGTTCAGGCAGATGCACGGTGGAGAGGACATGGTCGCCGGTTACTTTTCAGACGACGAGGGAGCAGCCGATCCTTTACCACGGGAGCGTCTTATGACCTCCAGGAATCACGTCGTACGTCCACTTTCTTGTGCGAATCTTGATGCGCCTGATGACAACCCAACCACATATCCAGGGTTACTGTGAGCCCATGAGGCTTGTTTGGTGGTTTCTTCTTGTCCACGGCACATCCCCACTTGAATCCGCCCGCGTCTCTTCTTTCCAAGCCCTTACCACCGTCCTTTCccctctcctccctccctccctcctctctgAGCTCCCCGAACGGCGCATCGTCCATGTGCCTATAAAAAGACCGACTTTTCCCCTTGTTTTGCTTTTGTTCGAGCCACGAATCCCTTTGGTGTTGCTCTGCATTAGGGGGGGCTTAATGGCGGCGGCTTCCTCGCGAGGGAGGAGGGAGCCCCTGCGGCAATGGAGGGACCGGGAGACGAGTCCCGAGAGGACCAAGGTGTGGAAGGAGCCGAAGCCGAGGAGGGTCCCCGTGGTGTACTACCTCTCCCGGAATGGCCAGTTGGAGCACCCCCATTTCATGGAGGTCACCCTCTCCTCCAGCCACGGCCTCTACCTCAGAGGTACGCCCTAAAATCCGAGAGCTCCCCATTTTTTCACACTCTGTTCTTGATCTTTTTGACATCTAATATGTTGTATCTTCAGATGTGATCGAACGTCTCAACTTTCTCAGAGGCCAGGGAATGCCCAGTTTGTACTCTTGGTCCTCCAAACGGTAGCGTTGCCTCCGTTTCTACCGCTGTCTTTGCCCCTACCTTCTGCGTGCAATTTCTTCGTTTCATTGGGTTTGGATGTTTCAGGTGCTACAAGAATGGATTTGTGTGGCACGATCTGTCCGACGACGATCTGATCTACCCGGCGCACGGCCATGAGTACGTCCTCAAGGGGTCGGAGCTCCTCCAACCCGTCTCCTCTCCCAGTTCCCAGGACACCATTGCCCCATTTTATGCCTCCGACAAGCCGCTGCCGATCCCCAAATCCGTGCACGAAGATCCCGAAATCTTGCAAATTAGGAAAAAAAGGGCGCCTTGGAGCTCCCTCGACCTCAACGAGTACAAGGTCTACAAGACCGACCTGGCGGTGGAGACCGGCGTCAAGGCTGCGGACGCGTCCACGCAGACCGACGACGGGAGGAGCAGGCACCGGGCCGCTGTTGCCAGGGACGACGGGCGCCGAGCGGAGATCCCGATGGTGGAGGAGGCCGAGCCCCCAACCACCGAGCTGGAGCGGGAAGAGATCTCTCCGCCGCCGTCGTCTTCGAGCCCGGAGACCCTGGAGACACTACTTAAGGCGGACGTACGGGCGTCGGCTTCCGCGGCCACGACTGTGGGGCTCGACGACCACGACCCTACGGTGGGGGGCTATGCAAGCGGGCGGATGCGAGCGTCGGCGGTGCTGATGCACCTGCTGTCGTGCGGCTCCATCAACGTGAAGGACCATCACGGTATCTCGGCGTCGCCGCCGTCGTGCAAGGAGAAGGTTGCGCCACGTGGAGGGTCCGATTTCGGCGGCGCGAAAGTGGCGGACGGCTTGATGGAGGGCAACAGCTTCTCGCGGATCAGGCTGGAGGATAAAGAGTACTTCAGCGGGAGCTTGATCGAGACGAAGAAGGGAGGCGACGGCCGTGCCGACTTCCCCGGCCTGAAGAGGTCCTCCTCTTACAACGCGGACAGGTAAGGCTTTCGTCACCTCAGGGGTTCTTGCACACATCGTTTCTATAACAAATCTGCATCCTTGCTATGATTATTTGTTAATTAATCACCAATTTATTGAGGTAAATGATGTTCTTTGACCTGTGCTGTGCTATGTT
Protein-coding regions in this window:
- the LOC135674814 gene encoding protein SOSEKI 5-like; this encodes MRLMTTQPHIQGYCEPMRLVWWFLLVHGTSPLESARVSSFQALTTVLSPLLPPSLLSELPERRIVHVPIKRPTFPLVLLLFEPRIPLVLLCIRGGLMAAASSRGRREPLRQWRDRETSPERTKVWKEPKPRRVPVVYYLSRNGQLEHPHFMEVTLSSSHGLYLRDVIERLNFLRGQGMPSLYSWSSKRCYKNGFVWHDLSDDDLIYPAHGHEYVLKGSELLQPVSSPSSQDTIAPFYASDKPLPIPKSVHEDPEILQIRKKRAPWSSLDLNEYKVYKTDLAVETGVKAADASTQTDDGRSRHRAAVARDDGRRAEIPMVEEAEPPTTELEREEISPPPSSSSPETLETLLKADVRASASAATTVGLDDHDPTVGGYASGRMRASAVLMHLLSCGSINVKDHHGISASPPSCKEKVAPRGGSDFGGAKVADGLMEGNSFSRIRLEDKEYFSGSLIETKKGGDGRADFPGLKRSSSYNADRCSKLELAEKEIEGVRAKCIPRKHKAVERREANAPISRSTLGSKRINDEPRDE
- the LOC135675192 gene encoding uncharacterized protein LOC135675192, encoding MESGVDRCALAEVTMDAGLASGLCFHESTEGLEHKLLCATLELESLRANVKEEIRRREEDINQLIQRIQVVTHERDAARDQLQLLLDKITQGNAGELSPMLSGSLQPDSPQMRQTGATSNITESDSLSGIPTHNSHSIVAFPESSSIKMANTCNMLMVQQRSSPANNSTADRASVTINSLATNKPLPQRGKLLQAVLEAGPTLQTLLLAGSLPRWRNPPPSQPFKGPPPGVQAQTASLLTPKIVPNPSSSARTSPNLINHEKSDGASIVCVQATLNSQGDAMKRPPLTSPCIMSHDSMNMKIQKTRCTGGA